In a single window of the Flavobacterium ammoniigenes genome:
- a CDS encoding rhomboid family intramembrane serine protease, with amino-acid sequence MSSILDDIKMQYQFGGVAFRLIFWNVLCFLVSVLFFYNFQLGVFHFPSWIALSSDPNVFITMPWTLISYAFFHHGIGHLFFNMMVLHFSSMLFLTFFNSKQFMGLYLLSALFSGVAFVVGYYFLQMNSSMVGASGAIMAILVATTTYRPLMTVRLLFFGNVKLWHLTAVILVLDFMQFKIENTGGHIAHLAGAFFGFIFIKLLQNGMDLSRILNNPFKQSKRTPFKKVHKNYSKPLAKPSSRIVVKDKTQQQIDEILDKISQSGYDCLTQEEKEFLFKAGK; translated from the coding sequence ATGAGTAGTATACTGGACGATATAAAAATGCAATATCAATTTGGAGGAGTAGCCTTTAGGCTTATCTTTTGGAATGTTTTGTGTTTTCTTGTTTCAGTACTATTTTTCTATAACTTTCAGTTGGGAGTTTTCCATTTTCCATCGTGGATCGCATTGTCTTCAGATCCAAATGTATTTATTACAATGCCTTGGACTTTAATTAGCTATGCTTTTTTTCATCATGGAATTGGGCATTTGTTTTTTAATATGATGGTCTTGCATTTCTCCAGTATGCTTTTCTTGACTTTTTTTAATTCCAAACAATTTATGGGATTGTATTTGTTAAGTGCACTATTTTCAGGAGTAGCATTTGTGGTGGGTTATTATTTTTTGCAAATGAATTCATCTATGGTGGGTGCTTCAGGAGCAATAATGGCAATTTTAGTGGCTACAACGACTTATCGTCCATTAATGACTGTTCGATTACTGTTTTTTGGTAACGTTAAATTATGGCACCTAACAGCAGTAATTTTGGTACTGGACTTCATGCAGTTTAAAATTGAAAATACTGGTGGACATATTGCGCATTTGGCGGGTGCTTTTTTTGGATTTATTTTTATTAAATTGCTTCAAAATGGAATGGATCTGAGTCGGATTTTAAATAATCCATTTAAACAATCAAAACGTACTCCTTTTAAAAAGGTACATAAAAATTATTCCAAACCGCTAGCAAAGCCGAGTTCAAGAATAGTGGTAAAAGATAAAACGCAGCAACAAATTGATGAAATTTTAGATAAAATTAGTCAATCCGGTTATGATTGTTTGACCCAAGAAGAAAAAGAATTTCTGTTCAAAGCAGGAAAATAA
- a CDS encoding endonuclease/exonuclease/phosphatase family protein has protein sequence MKNLSWFNKGMFLLNIVLTVVTFSAYLLPFLAPKAFPLLSVLTLFMPLFFVFNALFFFYWGVQFKKRMILSGLVLLMGITFINKFYKFSTKEFPESEKDFTVMSYNVRLLNLFKWIDRDDVPLQIVSFINDENPDILCIQEYSTSADIDLKVYPHKYILMAGDQIKTGQAIFSKFPIINEGNIVFPNSNNNVIFADIKKGKETIRVYNMHLQSIKISPDVTEINDDINVINQSKSQKLFNRISKAFKQQQQQAELFKEHKNDCQYPLIICGDMNNSAFSYVYRNIKGKLRDSFEEAGKGFGATYKFRYYPARIDYIFADEKMKVKKFESFSSFENSDHYPIMAKLSFE, from the coding sequence ATGAAAAATCTTTCATGGTTTAACAAAGGGATGTTTCTTTTAAATATAGTGCTGACTGTAGTGACATTCAGTGCGTATTTGTTACCTTTTTTAGCACCGAAAGCATTTCCATTATTATCGGTATTGACCTTGTTTATGCCTTTATTTTTTGTGTTTAATGCTTTGTTCTTTTTTTATTGGGGAGTCCAATTTAAAAAGCGAATGATTTTATCAGGCTTGGTTCTTTTAATGGGAATTACCTTTATTAATAAATTCTATAAATTTTCTACCAAAGAATTTCCCGAAAGCGAAAAGGATTTTACAGTCATGAGTTACAATGTTCGGTTGCTCAATCTTTTTAAATGGATTGATAGAGACGATGTGCCTTTGCAAATTGTGAGTTTTATCAATGATGAAAATCCAGATATTTTATGTATCCAAGAGTATTCTACTTCAGCGGATATCGATTTGAAAGTATATCCCCACAAATATATTTTAATGGCGGGTGACCAAATTAAAACCGGCCAAGCTATTTTTTCTAAATTTCCTATTATCAATGAAGGAAATATTGTTTTTCCTAATTCGAATAACAATGTCATTTTTGCTGATATTAAGAAAGGAAAAGAAACGATTCGTGTCTATAATATGCATTTGCAATCCATCAAAATCTCTCCCGATGTTACTGAAATTAACGATGATATCAATGTGATTAATCAAAGCAAATCGCAAAAATTGTTTAACCGAATCAGTAAAGCTTTCAAACAACAACAGCAACAAGCGGAATTGTTTAAAGAACACAAAAATGATTGTCAATATCCTTTAATCATTTGCGGCGACATGAATAATAGTGCGTTTTCTTATGTATACCGAAACATAAAAGGCAAATTAAGAGATAGCTTTGAAGAAGCTGGTAAAGGTTTTGGTGCAACCTATAAGTTTCGCTATTACCCAGCGCGCATCGATTATATTTTTGCTGATGAAAAAATGAAAGTGAAAAAATTCGAAAGCTTTTCGAGTTTTGAAAATTCGGACCATTATCCTATAATGGCTAAACTTTCTTTTGAGTAA
- a CDS encoding WbqC family protein, giving the protein MNILIHPTYFPSISHFAAIVQAEKVTFEMEDNFQKQTNRNRTYIYSPNGIQLLNIPVKHSKIAHQKTKDIQIENDFDWQKQHFKSLEAAYRSSPFFEFFEDDLLPVFEKKHSFLMDLNLEVFELITRCLRMKIEYTTTTEYVHEIKANEIIDFRYLANGKKDQSQFESYTQVFDDKFGFINNLSVLDLVFNEGKFALDYLKSQSLDIK; this is encoded by the coding sequence ATGAACATTCTTATTCACCCTACTTACTTCCCTTCTATCAGTCATTTTGCGGCTATTGTTCAAGCCGAAAAAGTCACTTTTGAAATGGAAGATAATTTCCAAAAACAAACCAATCGGAATCGGACTTATATCTACAGTCCTAATGGAATTCAACTACTCAATATTCCTGTAAAACATTCGAAAATAGCCCATCAAAAAACAAAAGACATTCAAATTGAAAATGATTTTGATTGGCAAAAACAACACTTCAAATCTTTAGAAGCCGCCTACAGAAGTTCTCCATTTTTTGAATTTTTTGAAGACGATTTACTTCCGGTTTTTGAAAAAAAACATTCCTTTTTAATGGACTTAAATCTAGAAGTATTTGAGTTGATTACACGTTGCCTTCGAATGAAAATTGAGTATACTACAACAACCGAATATGTACATGAAATTAAGGCTAACGAAATAATTGATTTTCGCTATTTGGCCAACGGAAAAAAAGACCAATCTCAATTTGAAAGTTACACCCAAGTGTTTGATGATAAATTTGGTTTCATCAACAATCTTAGTGTATTGGATTTGGTATTCAACGAAGGAAAATTTGCTTTGGATTATTTGAAATCGCAATCCCTAGACATAAAGTAA
- a CDS encoding four helix bundle protein — MYTYSFEKLEVWNESKEFTKTIYTITSTFPDQEKFGLISQLRRAAVSIYSNIAEGSARTTYKDKAHFTTMAFSSAIEVINQLILCFEMNFISEEVYSKLRLELESITNKLNGLRNYQINK; from the coding sequence ATGTATACTTATTCATTTGAAAAACTTGAAGTTTGGAACGAATCAAAAGAATTTACCAAAACAATCTATACCATAACTTCAACATTTCCTGATCAAGAAAAGTTTGGATTAATTTCCCAATTACGAAGAGCTGCAGTTTCAATTTATTCTAATATAGCGGAAGGCTCTGCAAGAACTACTTATAAAGACAAAGCTCATTTTACTACGATGGCTTTTAGCTCTGCTATTGAAGTAATTAACCAACTTATCTTATGCTTTGAAATGAATTTTATTTCGGAAGAAGTATATTCAAAATTAAGATTGGAATTAGAGAGCATTACTAATAAGTTAAATGGATTACGAAATTATCAAATCAACAAATAA
- the lepB gene encoding signal peptidase I, with protein MTVAQWFIFFLLVQVVHFIGTWKLYVSAGRKSWEAAIPVYNAIVLLKIIGRPSWWTILLFLPIINLIIFPVIWVETLRSFSKNATVDKVLGVATFGLYIAYISYTQKLNYTLDRSSEPVNKTADTISSLLFAIVVATFVHTYFIQPFTIPTSSLEKTLLVGDFLFVSKVNYGARTPMTTVALPMVHDTIPLTKKKSYLTWPELPYFRLPGVQKVERNDIVVFNWPIDTVYKFRDQSGLRVDKPIDKKSNYVKRCVGVPGDQFEIKDGIVFVNGKELILPERARPQFSYKVALDGKTPIDFEYLLQDMDITDGAGFMDAEKRDTLFIAALTAANAERLQQIPGITGVQKIISKEVESGIFPHINKWNRDNFGPIYIPQQGKTVALNLETLPFYKAIITDYEKNDLKVTGSEIRINGKIATSYTFQQNYYWMMGDNRHNSEDSRYWGYVPENHIVGKPTFIWMSYDSNAKGLKKIRWERLFTTVSGEGQPQSYFKFFLFALVAYFIGEYFWKKKKTM; from the coding sequence ATGACAGTAGCACAATGGTTTATTTTTTTCTTACTAGTACAAGTAGTTCACTTTATTGGAACATGGAAATTGTATGTAAGCGCAGGTAGAAAAAGTTGGGAAGCCGCTATTCCTGTATACAATGCAATTGTACTTTTAAAAATAATTGGAAGACCAAGTTGGTGGACCATTTTACTTTTTTTGCCTATTATCAATTTAATTATATTTCCTGTAATTTGGGTTGAAACCCTTCGTAGTTTTAGCAAAAACGCCACTGTAGATAAGGTGTTAGGTGTGGCTACTTTCGGTTTGTATATCGCATACATAAGCTATACCCAAAAATTAAACTATACTCTAGACAGAAGTTCTGAACCTGTAAACAAAACTGCAGATACTATAAGTTCATTGCTTTTTGCGATTGTAGTAGCGACTTTTGTTCACACCTATTTCATTCAGCCATTTACTATTCCAACTTCTTCCTTAGAAAAAACGTTATTGGTTGGTGACTTTTTATTTGTAAGCAAAGTCAACTACGGAGCACGAACTCCAATGACTACTGTTGCGCTTCCAATGGTTCATGACACCATTCCATTAACCAAAAAGAAATCCTATTTAACTTGGCCTGAACTACCTTATTTTAGACTACCAGGAGTTCAAAAAGTGGAGCGAAATGATATAGTAGTTTTCAATTGGCCAATCGATACAGTATACAAATTCAGAGATCAATCGGGTTTAAGAGTAGACAAACCCATTGATAAAAAATCCAATTATGTAAAACGTTGTGTTGGAGTTCCTGGCGATCAATTTGAAATCAAAGACGGTATTGTATTCGTAAATGGTAAAGAATTGATTTTACCAGAAAGAGCGAGACCTCAATTTTCTTACAAAGTAGCACTTGACGGAAAAACTCCAATTGATTTTGAGTATCTATTACAAGATATGGACATCACTGATGGTGCAGGTTTTATGGATGCCGAAAAAAGAGATACCTTATTCATAGCTGCCTTAACTGCTGCTAATGCGGAACGATTACAACAAATTCCAGGAATTACAGGAGTGCAAAAAATCATTTCGAAAGAAGTAGAATCTGGGATTTTTCCTCATATCAACAAATGGAACCGCGATAATTTTGGTCCTATCTATATTCCGCAACAAGGAAAAACGGTAGCTTTAAATTTAGAAACTTTACCATTTTATAAAGCCATCATCACTGATTACGAAAAGAACGACTTAAAAGTAACTGGATCAGAGATTCGAATTAATGGAAAAATTGCTACTTCTTACACTTTTCAACAAAATTACTATTGGATGATGGGAGACAATCGTCATAATTCAGAAGATAGTCGCTATTGGGGTTATGTGCCCGAAAATCATATTGTTGGAAAACCAACTTTTATTTGGATGAGCTATGATTCCAATGCTAAAGGATTGAAAAAAATTCGTTGGGAACGTTTGTTCACAACAGTGAGTGGCGAAGGGCAACCGCAATCGTATTTTAAATTTTTCCTATTCGCTTTAGTCGCTTATTTCATTGGAGAATATTTTTGGAAGAAAAAGAAAACAATGTAA
- the dapB gene encoding 4-hydroxy-tetrahydrodipicolinate reductase: MKIALLGYGKMGKVIERIALERSHEIVLKKDENNTYEGLEKADVAIDFSVPMAAVENISNCFHANVPVVSGTTGWLEHYDEIIALCQEKKGGFISSSNFSLGVNLFFELNDYLAKIMASYTSYSVDMEEIHHTQKLDAPSGTAISLAKGVIENSHYTNWTLDKAADNEIHIEALRIAEVPGTHTVTYNSEVDSIEIKHTAHNREGFALGAVIAAEWLAGKQGVFTMKDVLNFK, translated from the coding sequence ATGAAAATTGCGCTTTTAGGATACGGAAAAATGGGCAAGGTAATCGAACGAATTGCTTTGGAAAGAAGTCATGAAATTGTCTTGAAAAAAGACGAAAACAACACCTATGAAGGCCTTGAAAAAGCAGATGTAGCAATTGACTTTAGTGTCCCTATGGCAGCGGTAGAAAATATATCTAATTGTTTTCATGCCAATGTTCCTGTAGTTTCAGGAACAACCGGTTGGTTAGAGCATTATGATGAAATTATAGCACTTTGCCAGGAGAAAAAAGGAGGCTTTATTTCAAGTTCCAATTTTAGCCTAGGAGTTAACTTGTTTTTTGAATTGAACGATTATTTGGCTAAGATTATGGCTTCGTACACTTCCTATTCTGTTGACATGGAAGAAATTCATCACACGCAAAAATTAGATGCACCTAGTGGAACTGCTATTTCATTAGCCAAAGGTGTTATTGAAAATAGTCACTATACCAACTGGACATTGGACAAAGCGGCTGATAATGAAATTCATATTGAAGCCTTACGAATTGCAGAAGTTCCTGGAACACATACCGTAACCTACAACTCTGAAGTAGACAGTATCGAAATCAAACATACTGCTCACAACCGAGAAGGTTTTGCTTTGGGTGCCGTCATTGCAGCCGAATGGTTAGCCGGAAAACAGGGAGTTTTCACCATGAAGGACGTATTAAATTTTAAATAA
- a CDS encoding DUF5683 domain-containing protein: MHKRLFIALLFLFLGNIFVFAQSKTIPSQTVKDSLKSNNIDPLTPAKAAFYSAVLPGLGQAYNKKYWKIPLVYGAIGTSLYFYITSNAKYQDYRGAYKRRLEGYSDDKFSYLDTNRLITAQKFYQRNRDLSALFVAGFYALNIIDANVDAALIQFNVNENLSFQPTVYPDAVTFKANVGLTLSYNF, from the coding sequence GTGCATAAACGACTTTTCATAGCTCTTTTATTTTTGTTTTTGGGAAACATTTTCGTTTTTGCACAAAGCAAAACAATTCCATCGCAAACGGTAAAAGACAGCTTGAAATCGAATAACATCGACCCTTTAACACCTGCAAAAGCTGCTTTTTATTCTGCAGTTTTACCAGGCTTGGGACAAGCCTACAATAAAAAATATTGGAAAATTCCTTTGGTGTATGGCGCTATTGGAACCAGTTTGTATTTTTACATTACTAGCAATGCTAAATACCAAGACTATCGCGGTGCTTACAAACGAAGATTAGAAGGCTATAGTGATGATAAATTTAGCTATTTAGATACTAACCGACTTATTACTGCACAAAAATTCTACCAACGAAATCGTGACTTAAGCGCATTGTTTGTGGCAGGTTTTTATGCTTTAAATATAATTGATGCCAATGTAGACGCGGCATTGATCCAATTCAATGTCAATGAAAATTTATCATTCCAACCGACCGTTTATCCCGATGCTGTAACATTCAAAGCAAATGTGGGACTAACGCTCAGTTATAATTTTTAG
- a CDS encoding ParB/RepB/Spo0J family partition protein codes for MAKAIKKQALGRGLSALLKDPENDIKSVHDKNADKVVGNIIELEIDAIEINPFQPRSNFNEESLKELATSIKELGVIQPITVRKLDFNKYQLISGERRLRASTLVGLKTVPAYIRIANDNESLVMALVENIQRHDLDPIEIALSYQRLMDEIELTQEQMSERVGKKRSTIANYLRLLKLDPIIQTGIRDGFISMGHGRAIINIEDQDVQTDIYQKIVSQNLSVRETEALVKKYQESLKPKSAATTKSTSFEVAASEQNKFTDYFGTKVDIQVAGNGKGKITIPFHSEEDFKRIVKLIKG; via the coding sequence ATGGCAAAAGCAATAAAAAAACAAGCTTTAGGAAGAGGATTATCGGCCTTATTGAAGGATCCAGAGAACGATATCAAATCAGTACATGACAAGAATGCTGACAAAGTTGTGGGCAACATTATTGAATTGGAAATTGATGCGATTGAAATTAATCCGTTTCAACCTAGAAGTAATTTTAATGAAGAATCATTAAAAGAATTAGCAACCTCTATCAAAGAATTAGGCGTGATTCAGCCTATCACGGTTCGCAAATTAGACTTCAATAAGTACCAATTGATTTCTGGAGAGCGCCGTTTGCGCGCTTCTACTTTAGTTGGTCTAAAAACCGTTCCTGCCTATATCCGCATTGCCAATGATAATGAGTCTTTGGTGATGGCTTTGGTAGAAAATATTCAGCGACACGACTTAGATCCTATAGAAATTGCGCTTTCTTACCAACGTTTGATGGACGAAATTGAATTGACTCAAGAGCAAATGAGTGAACGTGTGGGTAAAAAACGTTCTACAATTGCCAATTACTTGCGTTTGTTAAAACTAGATCCAATCATCCAAACTGGAATTCGAGATGGATTTATCAGTATGGGGCATGGCCGAGCCATTATCAACATTGAAGACCAAGATGTTCAAACGGATATTTACCAAAAAATCGTAAGCCAAAATTTATCTGTTCGTGAAACAGAAGCTTTGGTTAAGAAGTATCAAGAAAGTTTGAAACCAAAATCTGCTGCTACAACTAAATCAACTTCTTTTGAAGTGGCGGCAAGCGAGCAAAATAAATTCACAGACTATTTTGGAACCAAAGTTGACATTCAAGTAGCTGGAAATGGCAAAGGTAAAATCACCATTCCTTTTCACTCTGAAGAAGACTTCAAGCGAATTGTCAAACTAATCAAAGGATAG
- a CDS encoding ParA family protein: MGKIIAIANQKGGVGKTTTSVNLAASLGVLEKKVLLIDADPQANASSGLGIDVEAVEIGTYQILEHSHSPKEAIVGCSAPNVDIIPAHIDLVAIEIELVDKENREYMLKQALQSVKDNYDFIIIDCAPSLGLLTLNALTAADSVIIPIQCEYFALEGLGKLLNTIKSIQRIHNPELDIEGLLLTMFDSRLRLSNQVVEEVQKHFNDMVFETIIQRNIKLGEAPSFGESIINYDATSKGATNYLHLAQEVIQKNSN, translated from the coding sequence ATGGGTAAAATCATTGCTATTGCCAATCAAAAAGGGGGAGTCGGAAAAACCACTACATCGGTAAATCTTGCTGCATCATTAGGTGTTTTAGAAAAAAAAGTACTGCTAATTGATGCAGACCCTCAAGCCAATGCCTCTTCTGGGTTAGGAATTGATGTGGAAGCAGTTGAAATTGGCACCTACCAAATTTTAGAACATAGCCATTCCCCAAAAGAAGCCATCGTAGGTTGTTCGGCTCCGAATGTCGATATTATCCCAGCTCATATTGATCTAGTTGCCATTGAAATTGAATTGGTTGACAAAGAAAATAGAGAATATATGCTCAAACAAGCATTGCAAAGTGTAAAAGACAATTACGATTTTATCATTATTGATTGTGCTCCCTCTCTTGGGCTTTTAACTTTGAATGCGTTAACTGCGGCTGACTCGGTAATTATCCCGATTCAATGCGAATATTTTGCATTAGAAGGCTTAGGAAAATTATTGAATACCATCAAAAGTATTCAAAGAATTCACAATCCAGAATTAGACATTGAAGGATTATTATTGACCATGTTTGATTCCCGTTTGCGTTTATCCAACCAAGTGGTGGAAGAAGTACAAAAACATTTTAACGATATGGTGTTCGAAACCATTATCCAAAGAAATATCAAGTTAGGCGAAGCGCCGAGTTTTGGCGAAAGCATTATAAATTATGACGCTACAAGTAAAGGAGCTACCAACTACTTGCATTTAGCCCAGGAAGTAATTCAAAAAAACAGCAATTAA
- the trxB gene encoding thioredoxin-disulfide reductase, whose product MSDTIEKIKCLIIGSGPAGYTAAIYAARANMNPVLYQGMQPGGQLTTTNEVENFPGYVDGVTGPEMMVQLQAQAQRFGADIRDGWATKVDFSGSIHKVWINDTIELHCETVIISTGATAKYLGLPSEQHYLKMGGGVSACAVCDGFFYRNQEVVIVGAGDSACEEAHYLSKLCKKVTMLVRSEKFRASKIMEERVRATENITILMNHDTVEVLGDEQVVTGVKAKNKTTDEIFEIPATGFFVAIGHQPNTAIFKEYISLDETGYIVNTPGTSKTNVAGVFVAGDAADHVYRQAITAAGTGCMAALDAERYLAAKGH is encoded by the coding sequence ATGTCAGATACAATTGAAAAAATAAAATGCCTAATTATAGGTTCTGGACCAGCAGGTTATACCGCTGCAATTTATGCGGCAAGAGCCAATATGAATCCGGTTTTGTACCAAGGAATGCAACCTGGTGGACAACTTACCACTACTAATGAAGTGGAAAATTTCCCAGGATATGTAGATGGTGTAACAGGACCAGAAATGATGGTGCAATTGCAAGCTCAAGCACAACGTTTTGGTGCTGATATTCGCGATGGATGGGCTACTAAAGTTGATTTTTCCGGGTCAATTCACAAAGTTTGGATTAATGATACTATTGAATTGCATTGTGAAACAGTAATTATTTCAACTGGAGCAACAGCGAAATATTTAGGTTTGCCATCAGAACAACATTATTTGAAAATGGGAGGTGGGGTTTCTGCTTGCGCAGTTTGTGATGGATTTTTCTATAGAAATCAAGAAGTAGTGATTGTAGGAGCAGGAGATTCAGCTTGTGAAGAAGCGCACTATTTATCTAAATTGTGTAAAAAAGTAACGATGTTAGTTCGAAGTGAAAAATTTAGAGCTTCTAAAATCATGGAGGAGCGCGTACGTGCTACAGAGAATATTACCATTTTAATGAATCACGATACTGTTGAAGTCTTGGGAGATGAACAAGTGGTAACGGGTGTTAAAGCTAAAAACAAAACTACTGACGAAATTTTTGAAATTCCAGCAACTGGTTTCTTTGTAGCTATTGGTCACCAACCGAATACCGCTATTTTTAAAGAGTATATTTCTTTAGATGAAACAGGTTATATTGTCAATACACCAGGCACATCAAAAACAAATGTTGCAGGAGTATTTGTTGCAGGAGATGCTGCTGATCATGTCTATCGTCAAGCAATTACAGCTGCAGGAACAGGATGTATGGCGGCATTGGATGCGGAACGTTATTTGGCCGCTAAAGGACATTAA
- a CDS encoding GIN domain-containing protein produces the protein MKLKLFLTIIVLCVFSCLLQAQKTEKIRGSKLVTSSSKEIKSFTAIEVEDNIEIHLEKGAKNQINIEADDNLHEIISTKVQDKILIVSTTKEIQGFKKLSIKVTYTNDLNLVTAKDESVINAIHEIILDTITFKSLDKSKLFLNVNAGNFNLQADDKSKIELNLKSETSFIELSKNSSLKALINSAELKCDLYQKATATIEGDSDNSIIRIDNLAELNASKFNSKTSDLTIEGKANCSLLVENNLILDANDNTEINVYGNPKIEIRKFSGEAKLLKKLPLKK, from the coding sequence ATGAAACTAAAACTTTTTCTTACCATTATTGTGCTTTGCGTTTTTTCATGTTTACTTCAAGCTCAAAAAACTGAAAAAATTAGAGGTTCAAAATTAGTTACTTCTTCCAGCAAAGAAATTAAATCATTTACTGCGATTGAAGTTGAAGACAATATAGAAATCCATTTAGAAAAAGGAGCAAAAAACCAAATAAATATTGAAGCCGATGATAATTTACATGAAATCATTAGCACGAAAGTTCAAGATAAAATTCTGATCGTTTCAACTACAAAAGAAATTCAAGGATTCAAAAAGCTATCCATAAAAGTTACCTACACCAATGACCTAAATCTGGTTACTGCAAAAGATGAATCGGTAATCAATGCCATTCATGAAATCATTTTAGACACCATCACTTTCAAATCGTTGGATAAATCCAAATTATTTTTGAATGTCAATGCTGGTAACTTCAATTTGCAAGCAGACGACAAATCGAAAATAGAACTCAATCTAAAAAGCGAAACCTCATTTATTGAATTAAGTAAAAATAGCTCGTTAAAAGCTTTAATTAACAGTGCCGAATTGAAATGTGATTTGTACCAAAAAGCAACAGCGACAATTGAAGGTGACTCAGACAACTCGATTATTCGGATTGACAATTTGGCTGAATTAAACGCGAGCAAATTTAATTCTAAAACGTCAGATTTAACCATTGAAGGAAAAGCAAATTGTAGTCTACTTGTAGAAAACAACCTCATCCTAGATGCTAATGATAATACGGAAATAAACGTATATGGAAATCCAAAAATAGAAATTCGTAAGTTTTCAGGAGAAGCTAAATTGCTAAAAAAACTTCCTCTTAAAAAATAA
- a CDS encoding head GIN domain-containing protein, translating into MIKIITWITKIIVLVITALFFSGCHFDYNSKKGSGNITTETRTITEKFTGVDVSSAIELTIEQSDKTEILVEADDNLQSSIITEVKNGRLIISSEPYLNIRNGTRKVKVTMPTIENLEASSASSIHSLNTIKGNQIYIKASSAAQINLDLEMESINCKTSSAANLNLKGLAFKLDAQASSGSSNDCSEMLTNEVIADASSGASLIVHPILSLQSEASSGGSITYKVAPKTLQKKTSSGGSIEYN; encoded by the coding sequence ATGATTAAAATCATCACTTGGATTACCAAAATTATTGTTCTAGTCATAACTGCATTATTTTTTAGTGGGTGTCATTTCGACTACAACAGCAAGAAAGGTAGTGGAAACATTACCACTGAAACCAGAACTATAACTGAAAAATTTACCGGTGTAGATGTAAGCAGCGCTATTGAATTAACTATCGAACAGTCGGATAAAACTGAAATACTAGTTGAAGCGGATGACAACCTTCAAAGTAGCATTATTACTGAAGTAAAGAATGGTAGATTAATCATTTCTAGTGAACCCTACTTAAACATTCGCAATGGAACTAGAAAAGTAAAGGTTACTATGCCCACAATTGAAAATCTGGAGGCGTCGAGTGCTTCCTCTATTCACAGTTTAAACACTATTAAAGGAAATCAAATTTATATTAAAGCATCTAGTGCAGCTCAAATCAATCTCGATCTCGAAATGGAATCTATTAATTGTAAAACGAGTAGTGCCGCTAACTTAAATTTGAAAGGTTTGGCTTTTAAGTTAGACGCGCAAGCATCTAGTGGGAGCTCTAATGATTGCTCAGAAATGTTAACCAATGAAGTAATTGCAGACGCTTCTAGTGGTGCTTCATTGATAGTTCATCCTATTCTTAGCTTACAATCTGAAGCTTCTAGTGGCGGCTCCATCACCTATAAAGTGGCCCCTAAAACACTTCAAAAGAAAACAAGTTCAGGCGGAAGTATCGAATACAATTAA